The proteins below are encoded in one region of Tsuneonella sp. CC-YZS046:
- a CDS encoding excisionase yields the protein MDPITTTIEGAKKATGLGTTTIYALIGDGRLETIKVGRRTLVKTKSIRALLGEPV from the coding sequence ATGGACCCGATTACCACGACTATCGAAGGTGCCAAGAAGGCGACAGGTCTCGGCACCACTACTATTTACGCCCTAATCGGCGATGGCAGGCTGGAAACTATCAAGGTCGGCCGCCGCACCCTCGTGAAAACCAAGAGCATTCGCGCTCTGCTGGGCGAGCCGGTGTGA